The sequence GGAACTTGTAACTTCATCTTGGAGCAAATGAGCGGGGGGTCTAGTTTTGAGGATGCGCTCAAACAAGCCCAAGAGTTAGGCTACGCTGAGGCAAATGCCCACTTAGACATCAGTGGGCAAGACAGCGCACATAAACTTTTGATTCTTTCTTCCCTAGCCTTTGGAGGGCAGATTGCGCTTGAAGGCGTGGCAGTACGAGGCATTGAGGGGACTAGCAACGCCGATTTAATGCATGCCAAACGCTTAGGTTACACCCTTAAACTTCTAGTCCAAGCGCATAAAAGTGTAAGTGGGCTAGCCTTAAGCGTGGGTCCTGTCTTGCTGCCACAAGGGCATTTGCTTGCCCAAATTAAAGGTGTGATGAATGGGGCTATTGTCGTGGGCGACTTTGTGGGGGAGACCTTTTACTATGGAGCGGGAGCGGGAGGGTTAGCCACAGCCAGTGCCGTGGTGAACGACATTGTAGACTTTTGCAAACAAAGACACACCCCAAAGCCAACAACCTTGAACAAAATCGCCACAGCCCCCACTCCCCCCACCCCCCACTATGTCCGCCTAGCACAAGCCATGCCTAAAAATATCCCCGCCACTTTGCACTTTTGTGTAGGGCAAGAGCACATCTACACCACACCGCCCACAAGTCTAGCCTATTTGCAAGAGCACCTAGGCACTGGGGCGCAGATTTACCCCATTTTAGCGTGAACACAAGGGGGCAGTTAGCCGAGGATTTGGCTTGCCAGTATCTGCAAAAACATGGGTGTGCCATTATTTGCCGCAACTTTTTCAGTCCTTATGGCGAGATTGACATCATTGCTTTAAAAGATGAGGTGTTGCACTTTATTGAGGTAAAAAGCCGGGCTAAAGACGAGCCTCTTTATGCCGTTACACCTAGTAAGTTGCAAAAAATCCAACAAACCATCGGGTTTTATTTTCAAAAAAATCCTAGTGATGATTTAGCCTTTTGTATTGATGTGCTCACGCTTAAGGGGGAGTTACCAAATTGCCAGTTTGAGTGGATTCAAAACATTATATTTTAGGTTTAAAGGCAAGCTTGATAATCCATGTTATAATGCACACCTATTTAAAAATTTAGGAGAATTAATGTCAGGTTATGTTGAATTGACACATGAGAATTTTGATGTAGAAACTAAAAATGGCGCAGTGATTGTAGATTTTTGGGCACCTTGGTGCGGGCCTTGTAAAATGCTCTCCCCCATCATTGATGAGCTGGCTAGTGAATATGCCGGTAGGGCTAAGATTTGCAAAGTGAACACAGATGAACAAGAGGAGTTGTCCGCCCGCTACGGCATCCGTAGCATCCCCACTATTTTATATATGAAAGATGGTAAAGTGCTCAACCAAACCGTGGGTGCACTCTCTAAACAATCCTTAAAGGATCACATTGATAAACTCCTCTAATACGTCCCCACTAGACCTAGCGATCATCGGCGGGGGTCCTGCTGGGCTAAGTGCGGGGCTTTACGCCACAAGGGGGGGGCTTAAAGAGGTGGTGCTGTTTGAAAAGGGCGCGCCCGGAGGACAAATCACCTTTAGTAGCGAGATTGAAAACTACCCAGGGGTGCGTGAAGTGGTGAGCGGTTTGGACTTCATGCAACCTTGGCAGGAGCAGTGTTTTCGCTTTGGGCTTAGGCACGAAATGACCCTTGTAACACAGATTAAACCCCATGGGACACATTTTGCAATCCACACGGATGAAAATAAGGTTTTTTATGCCAAAAGTGTGATTCTAGCCACAGGTGGTAGACCTAAGAGAGCGGGCGTTAAAGGTGAGGACACTTTTTGGGGCAATGGGGTGAGTACTTGTGCAACTTGTGATGGTTTTTTCTACAAGAATAAAGAAGTGGCGGTTTTGGGCGGGGGCGACACGGCTTTAGAAGAAGCCCTTTACCTAGCCAAAATTTGCACCAAAGTCTACCTCATCCACCGCCGCGATACTTTCCGCGCCGCCCCCATTACCTTAGACAAAGCCAAAAATAACCCCAAAATCGAGTTTTTGACCCCGCTGTGATTGAAGAGATCAAGGGTGATGCGAATGGGGTTAGCGGTGTGGTGTTTAAAAACACCCATACGGGCATGGTGAAAGAATTGGCCGTTCCCGGAGTTTTTATTTTTGTGGGCTATGAAATCAACAATGAAATTTTAAAACAAGAGGATGGGGACATGCTTTGTGCATGCGATCCTCATGGGGCTGTTGTGGTGGACTTGGCGATGAGAACAAACATTAAAGGTCTATTTGCCGTTGGAGATATACGCACACAGGCGGCAAAACAAGTGGTCTGTGCGGCTGGGGATGGCGCTACGGCTGCGCTCTCGGCTCTTGCCTATTTAGAGGGGCATTGAATGCCACAATTACAAGTGGGGATTTTTGGGGCGAGTGGAAAAGTTGGGGGGTTATTGGCTAAAGAGATACAAAAGCACCCCCACCTAGCCCTTTCAAGTGTCTTTTTGCGCCAAAATTTGAGCCTGCAGCTCGCCCAAATCTTGCCCCAAGAAACTTTTGTAACCAATGATGTAGAGCAATTTCTTGCCCATTGTCAGCTTGTGATCGACTTTTCTTCTCCCAAGGCTTTAGACATGCTCTTGCAAGCCTTGCTTTCAAATCCCCTACCCCTTGTGTGCGGCACAACAGGGTTGCAAGAACAATGGCAAGTCTTAGCCGAACTGAGCCAAAAAGTCCCCGTTTTATACGCGTCTAATATGTCTTTAGGTGTGGCGGTGTTAAACGAGGTGGTGGGAGAGGTGGCTAGAAACTTAGAACACGCCGACATTGAGATCACAGAGATCCACCACCGCTATAAAAAAGATTCACCGAGCGGAACGGCTTTGACTCTAGGGCAAACTTGCGCCCACGCTAGAGGTGTGGATTTTAAAGAGGTGATCCAAGAACATAGAGAGGGCGCACGCAAAGGGGGGGAGATCGGATTTACGAGCTTAAGGGCGGGTGATGTCTTGGGGCGGCACACTGTGGGCTTTTATTTAGATGGGGAGTATTTGGAGCTGAGCCACACTGCCACGGACCGCAACATTTTTGCCAAAGGGGCACTGGAGGCGGCTAAGTGGTTATCCGTCCAAAAACCCGGACTTTACAATATCCAAGACATCTACCGCTCTTAAAATTTAAGCATGGATTGAAGCTGTGCCTTGGTCTACTAACGCTCATGTTAACCCAACAAGAGCACACTTGTAGTCTAATTTTTCAATAAAAGATTCATGATGTTGGTAAAAAGCATTTTAACATCATCAACGACATTGCGCTCAGCACCTCCACTGCCAACCTAGATGTGGGCATTAACCAGTTGTTAACTTAAAGCATGGGGGACTCCTCTTAAAGTGTATTTTTAATAATGCTAGCAATCGTGTTTAAGTCTTTTTCAAACAGCGCAAAGATGTCTACAAGCACCCCATCGTAGCGCAGCACACAGGCTAGCCCTTGTTGGTGCAAAGTGTGGTGTAACTCTTTAAAATTTCTTTTAGGCGTTAAGAGCAAGCCAAAGCTTTTAAGCCCACTATCTGCCACGCCCCCCCCCACTAAAGCGGTTGTTTCTATGAGCGTAGCCCGCACTCCGCCTAAAAGTTGCAAGAGTTTTAACGCCTTGTTTAAAAGAGCGTCCCTATCTTGGGCTAAAAATCTTTGTGTGGGGTTTGTTTGCCCTTGTATGTGGGCTTGCAAACTTTTAGAAAGCATGTAAAGTTGGATTTTATCCGCTCTAAATGCCCGATAAAGGGGGTGTTTGGCTAGTTTTTGGATGCACTCACTAGCCCCTAGCACCACCCCCCCTTGCACGCTCCCTAAGAGTTTATCTGCGCTAAAACTCACTAAATGGGCGTGCTTTAAGGATTTTTGCACCTGTGGCACGCTTTGCAGACTGCCCAGGTCTTCATAGAATAAAATTTTATGCGCTGTGGTGAGTTTAAGCAACTCTTTAGCCCCCACCGAGGCGACAAAGCCTTGTTGGGAGAAGTTGCTAAGATGTATGCTTACAATGAGGGTTGTGTTGGAGCTTAGGGCGTGTTGGTAGTCTTGTAGATAGGTCTTATTCGTGCTGCCGACAAACTTTAAATTTGTTACGCAATCCAAGAGTTCGTGTGCCCTAAAATGCCCCCCGATTTCCACTAACTGCCCGTAAGAGAGCAAGGTTTCTTTGTTTTGGGCTTTAGGGGCAAAGACGCTTGCCACTAAGACTAAGGCGCTGGCGTTGTTGTTTAACACCAAAGCGTCCTCTGCGCCAAAAAGCACCTTTAAGAGCTCTTGCACTAGGGCGCACCGATTCGCCCGTTTGCCCGTTTGCATATCTACTTCTAAATTAACATAGTCACTTAAAAGTTCTAGCTCTT is a genomic window of Helicobacter sp. NHP19-012 containing:
- a CDS encoding homoserine dehydrogenase encodes the protein MVRIGIVGLGCVGLSVVEILNKHADLLAQRCGRELVVQRGVVRDLGKKRSVGFALSTDINALLDDPQIDLIVELSGQVDLAYKLATKALEQGKGFITANKAMLAKHQKLIHSPIGFEASVGGGIPLIKALKEGLASNAIISIQGVVNGTCNFILEQMSGGSSFEDALKQAQELGYAEANAHLDISGQDSAHKLLILSSLAFGGQIALEGVAVRGIEGTSNADLMHAKRLGYTLKLLVQAHKSVSGLALSVGPVLLPQGHLLAQIKGVMNGAIVVGDFVGETFYYGAGAGGLATASAVVNDIVDFCKQRHTPKPTTLNKIATAPTPPTPHYVRLAQAMPKNIPATLHFCVGQEHIYTTPPTSLAYLQEHLGTGAQIYPILA
- a CDS encoding YraN family protein → MNTRGQLAEDLACQYLQKHGCAIICRNFFSPYGEIDIIALKDEVLHFIEVKSRAKDEPLYAVTPSKLQKIQQTIGFYFQKNPSDDLAFCIDVLTLKGELPNCQFEWIQNIIF
- the trxA gene encoding thioredoxin, coding for MSGYVELTHENFDVETKNGAVIVDFWAPWCGPCKMLSPIIDELASEYAGRAKICKVNTDEQEELSARYGIRSIPTILYMKDGKVLNQTVGALSKQSLKDHIDKLL
- the dapB gene encoding 4-hydroxy-tetrahydrodipicolinate reductase translates to MPQLQVGIFGASGKVGGLLAKEIQKHPHLALSSVFLRQNLSLQLAQILPQETFVTNDVEQFLAHCQLVIDFSSPKALDMLLQALLSNPLPLVCGTTGLQEQWQVLAELSQKVPVLYASNMSLGVAVLNEVVGEVARNLEHADIEITEIHHRYKKDSPSGTALTLGQTCAHARGVDFKEVIQEHREGARKGGEIGFTSLRAGDVLGRHTVGFYLDGEYLELSHTATDRNIFAKGALEAAKWLSVQKPGLYNIQDIYRS
- the selA gene encoding L-seryl-tRNA(Sec) selenium transferase, with protein sequence MKNRPPAMHALLNAPALQDYPKAPLKALATALFKAHQVTPFACASLNEWVELVKERYDSLMSPPLKLLYNATGVVLSTNLGRAPLEASHLKELELLSDYVNLEVDMQTGKRANRCALVQELLKVLFGAEDALVLNNNASALVLVASVFAPKAQNKETLLSYGQLVEIGGHFRAHELLDCVTNLKFVGSTNKTYLQDYQHALSSNTTLIVSIHLSNFSQQGFVASVGAKELLKLTTAHKILFYEDLGSLQSVPQVQKSLKHAHLVSFSADKLLGSVQGGVVLGASECIQKLAKHPLYRAFRADKIQLYMLSKSLQAHIQGQTNPTQRFLAQDRDALLNKALKLLQLLGGVRATLIETTALVGGGVADSGLKSFGLLLTPKRNFKELHHTLHQQGLACVLRYDGVLVDIFALFEKDLNTIASIIKNTL